The following is a genomic window from Episyrphus balteatus chromosome 1, idEpiBalt1.1, whole genome shotgun sequence.
aacGCTTTTACACTGTTGCATCCTTAGGTTAGTCTGaaaaagttaagatttttcatatttttagctagaattttacaaaaaaactaataaactaTATTCATACAATATaatagtttattatttaaatattttttccaaaaaataacttCCAGTTATGGCACAAACTACATTTGAAGTCAatgattgatgtttttttttcaatacttacgTTTAAGAACGCTTataatttaacaacaaaatatattttcttatcaaaattaacttttttatattgttaatagttCAACTAACTAAATTGTTGCAAAATTTGagcaaaaaacaataacatttcttttaaaatcaattaaaactatttgagtAATGAAACGCGTCTTTCACTTTCTCTAGGCGGTggcattttgttacaaaattagtttttcatttatacaatgacaaaacaaacaaaatatatcattaaaaattacttaataaataaataatcacataaatatcaattttacatcaaaataacaatattttttgttatttttgtacttGTAAATGCAACCATTCGATCGCACCGTATAGGTAGTGTatgaaacatacaaaattcacCCTGCATACACTCGCtccaagaataataaaaattataataaaaacatattaaaaaacatcaaaaatattaaatatttatgtgtcaaataatgacattttgtgttttatgtacatatacaacgtataaaatacataatttttgtttagtcaAACATTCCATTCCAGGTACAGCTgtatgcatgaaaaaaaaactctgcaaGAATCATAACATTTTGTCGATGTAATCAATGGAcctaacaaacaaattttatagcgtaaaaataatataattaagcaaaaaaataattaaatttcatgttTCAGGCATATATGCATCAATTCCAACGcatataatttgtttatttaaacattCCATCTAAggttttcttcaagaaaaaaaaagcaaacctaCTATGCAGCTTCTTTTGCAAgaattatgaaattcaacagaTAGGAACGTGTATCCAATggaataaataaacttaaataatgtTCCTACAagctacctacatacatatttcttaaattctaagaaaaatgtaaaaaaaaaagcatatctGCTAAATATTTCGCCTAAAAAGTATTTATCCCCTGCTAGAGGCGcagattgaagaaaaaataaaacaataaacctAGCTATATTTATTCCAACTAATTTTCAATATGCAATTATTGAATGAAATTGGTTTGTATCTCTTTGAAATTATTTGTGGTCCTGAAAAGGACCGTTTTTTAATATAGCGTGTTAAAATCTTAAGCACGTTCACCACGGATGCGTCTGGCCAATTGGATGTCCTTTGGCATAATGGTTACACGCTTGGCATGAATAGCGCACAAGTTGGTATCTTCAAAAAGACCAACTAAGTAGGCTTCACTTGCTTCTTGAAGCGCCATAACAGCTGAGCTCTGGAAACGCAAATCAGTTTTGAAATCTTGTGCGATTTCACGAACTAAACGTTGGAAAGGCAATTTGCGGATCAACAATTCAGTACTCTTCTGATAACGACGGATTTCACGAAGAGCCACAGTTCCGGGACGATAACGATGTGGTTTCTTTACACCTCCGGTGGCTGGAGCACTTTTACGAGCTGCTTTAGTAGCCAGTTGCTTCCTGGGAGCCTTTCCACCAGTCGATTTACGAGCAGTTTGCTTTGTACGAGccatttttcacaatttttttttttattcacacttGAACTAGACACAATCACTAAATAactctgaaaaattttaaaaatcttcttTATCAATACGAGCCTAAATTTGTCTCCGTtcagttgtttttttcattctcaAAAGAATTTCCAATTGGAGAGGCAAGAAAAAATAGCATAAATAATGTGGCAGTTGTAGCGCAAAACACAGTTCAACAGTGACTTTTGTGCGGTGAATATCAAATTATCTTAAAGAAAAATGACTGGTCGTGGTAAAGGAGGAAAAGGTTTGGGCAAAGGTGGCGCTAAACGTCATCGTAAAGTGTTGCGTGATAATATCCAAGGTATTACCAAACCAGCAATTCGTCGATTGGCTCGTCGTGGTGGTGTAAAACGTATTTCTGGTCTGATTTACGAAGAAACTCGTGGTGTTCTAAAAGTGTTCCTGGAAAATGTTATCCGTGATGCTGTTACTTACACTGAACACGCCAAGCGTAAGACCGTCACCGCCATGGATGTAGTTTACGCTTTGAAGAGACAAGGGCGTACTCTTTATGGTTTCGGAGGTTAATTTCCTCtcgtttaaaaacaaacaatcggTCCTTTTCAGGACcacaataaaatcttaaattgatatacacttaaattttactattttaaaattcatacgtATTGAtcgtctgaaataaaaaaaaaattgattgaaacgaacaagaaaataaaaaaaaattgtttcaaatatttgaatctacatatacaaatatgtatatgtatgtagaaatctgaaaaaaaatatatgaagacagaaaataaaatgaagaaaaagaaaatggctacctgtggtaaataaaattattttttttacctagcTTTGACGCGcctgaaataatttcaaatcataaagtaattgataaattcttagaaaagaaaaataattaaaatattattgctTTTCAAACGAACAAATCGATTATTGCAAGTCAAACAAATCCAAATCCATTTTAGTACCTTTTTATGAATCGTTTACCTAGGCATATTTTTGTAAGTAtcttaaatacatacaaatgagcatttttttttaatttttattcaaactaagctattttgtatgtgtttgagcatttttttctattaaaaacaaacaaacaacaacaacaacattttaaattaataaaggttcgtaatgaaaaaaactgatttatctCTCGTAGAAATGGTTTGTCGTCCTGAAAAGGacggtttttttgtgtttcttgttCTTGCAGCACAATACCAAATTTAGGCACTCTTTTCGGTTTTCTTTGGCAACAAAACAGCTTGGATATTGGGAAGAACACCACCTTGAGCAATTGTTACACCAGAAAGCAATTTGTTCAATTCTTCGTCATTACGGATGGCCAATTGCAAATGACGGGGGATGATTCTTGTTTTCTTGTTGTCACGAGCAGCATTTCCCGCCAATTCCAAAACTTCAGCCGCCAAATATTCCATAACAGCTGCCAAATAAACTGGGGCACCAGCTCCGACGCGCTCAGCATAGTTACCCTTGCGGAGCAAACGATGGATACGACCAACAGGGAATTGAAGCCCAGCACGGTTTGAGCGGGACTTTGCCTTTCCCTTCACTTTTCCACCTTTACCACGACCagacattttaaaactttttatttagattaaacaatttaagagaAAAAGACTTGTTCACTTCAGCACTGCACACTGTATTCTGACCGAATCACAAATGCTCACTTTTATTTATACTCATTTTGCAGCTGCTCACACATCGAAAAAGCGGTGTGTAAAATTGACAACTGCTCGTACAAACAGGGAACATTAACTGGGGGAAATGTACGGTGAGCTCACAGTTCTCGTTCAATCGTCATAGTGTTCAGTTACTACAACAGTGAAGTgaagtgaaattaaaaatgccGCCCAAGACTAGTGGTAAAGCAGCAAAGAAGGCCGGAAaggcacaaaaaaatatcaccaaGACCGATAAGAAGAAGAAGCGCAAGAGGAAGGAAAGCTACGCAATCTACATTTACAAAGTACTCAAGCAAGTACATCCCGACACTGGTATTTCATCGAAAGCCATGAGCATCATGAACAGTTTTGTAAATGATATCTTCGAAAGGATTGCCGCTGAAGCTTCGCGTTTAGCTCACTACAATAAACGCTCAACAATCACAAGTCGGGAGATCCAAACTGCCGTGCGATTGTTGTTGCCTGGTGAACTTGCCAAGCACGCTGTTAGTGAAGGAACTAAGGCAGTTACCAAATACACAAG
Proteins encoded in this region:
- the LOC129905411 gene encoding histone H2B; protein product: MPPKTSGKAAKKAGKAQKNITKTDKKKKRKRKESYAIYIYKVLKQVHPDTGISSKAMSIMNSFVNDIFERIAAEASRLAHYNKRSTITSREIQTAVRLLLPGELAKHAVSEGTKAVTKYTSSK
- the LOC129905413 gene encoding histone H4; this translates as MTGRGKGGKGLGKGGAKRHRKVLRDNIQGITKPAIRRLARRGGVKRISGLIYEETRGVLKVFLENVIRDAVTYTEHAKRKTVTAMDVVYALKRQGRTLYGFGG
- the LOC129905418 gene encoding histone H2A, with product MSGRGKGGKVKGKAKSRSNRAGLQFPVGRIHRLLRKGNYAERVGAGAPVYLAAVMEYLAAEVLELAGNAARDNKKTRIIPRHLQLAIRNDEELNKLLSGVTIAQGGVLPNIQAVLLPKKTEKSA